From the genome of Neorhodopirellula lusitana:
GCTAATCGTTCGTCGTCCGTGACCAACGACAGGCCTTCGAACGCCGGATTGGGGGCACTGAGCCAGCGGTCGAGCTGGGCCAGGGGGTCGGTCGTGCTGGTGATGACTCGATCCCACGTGGTTCCACTGGCAGCGAGTGCGTCCATCGTTTCCGTCCGATTCCAAGACGATCCGTAGCAGGACAACGCGGCGGGCGAAAAACCCTCGAAGGTAAGCAGCAGCATCAAAAATGATCGATTGAAGGCAGTTTTGGACAGTTTCCAGGCAATCTGGGTAGATGAACTCGCGCACATCCCATTTTCGCAGCCTAGGTTTTCAACAGACAGTCTGTTCGCCAGACCACTGCACTGTAACCCGGCCATTGTTCGAAACCTGAACCTAGCTTTCGTTGAATAACGAACCAGGATTGATTCGAAACCTGCATTTAGCGCGATTTGAAACCCGAAACGGGGTGATTTGAAGCGCGAAACAGGGCGTTCTGAAACCCCAAGTGGGTGAGAACAGCAATCCGCACTGATCTGTGTTTCGGTCGGGGCCCGGGCGTTTGGCGACATTCTGCACCACGTTCATATCACACCACGTTACGCCCATCATTGCTATGACGAATTCGACATACTCTTCGACAACGCCCGCGTCTTCTGTCGTCGTGGTGAACCCGAACAAGGCCGCAGGCACGTCCGCGGGCCAGCCAGCCAATTCGGCTGGGCCGATTGACTCGGGAAGTCGCGTAGGGGCGCCGCCAGTTTCAGCCACGCCGGTTACCTACCCGGGGTCGTCACCCGGATCACCAGTCGCAGTCCAACGTGAGCGTGACACCGAGGTCGTTTGGAACGTTCCTTTCGACCGCTTGGACATGTCACAAAGCATTGACGCGATCGGGGAGCTGGTTGCACAAGATCGCCCGAGTTACGTCGTGACAGCCAACCTGAATTACTGCATGTTGCACGACCAGGACGAATCGGTTCGTGAAATCACGCGAGCTGCCGACTTGGTTCTCGCCGATGGCCAGCCGATCGTGTGGCGAAGTCAGCTTGACGGGAATCCGCTTCCTGAACGGGTCGCTGGAAGCGAGATGATCATTCATTTGTGCGAACGGGCCGCTAAAGAAGGATGGCGAGTCTATTTCTTGGGCGGTGCCGAAGGTGTTGCCGAGACCTGTGCCACGCGTTTGCAAGCTGATTTTCCAGGCTTGCAAGTTGCCGGTACAGAGTGCCCGCCGTTCCGCCAGTTAACCGACCAAGAGCACGCTGAACAACTTGCTCGTATTCGCTATTCGGAAACAGATTTACTGTTCGTTGCTTTCGGGCAACCTAAGGGTGAAAAATGGATTCACGAAAACCTCAGTTCGCTCGGGAACGCGTGCTGCATTCAACTCGGAGCGTCTTTCGACTTCATCGCCGGAACCGCCGTTCGTGCTCCCGAAGCCTATCAAAAGTTCGGGATGGAGTGGGCCTATCGAATGGCCCGCGATCCCAAACGGCTTGTCCCACGGTATGCCGGTAACGGCTGGTTCCTTGCCAAGGCATTGCTGCGTGATTGGCAGCGGCAAGTGAAGAGCTGGGGCATGTGGGACTGATCTGCTTATAATCCGCACTGTGATAAGTCCGGCCGCATCATTCCCGCCAAGCGGGGCCGATAAAAACGGCCCCACTTTTACGTTGACAGGGATGGCGTAAACACGGATGCCGTGAAAATGCCAACGACACAGTTGCCTTAAGCGAACTGGTAGCCTTCTTCGCCGTGGTCGACGATGT
Proteins encoded in this window:
- a CDS encoding WecB/TagA/CpsF family glycosyltransferase → MTNSTYSSTTPASSVVVVNPNKAAGTSAGQPANSAGPIDSGSRVGAPPVSATPVTYPGSSPGSPVAVQRERDTEVVWNVPFDRLDMSQSIDAIGELVAQDRPSYVVTANLNYCMLHDQDESVREITRAADLVLADGQPIVWRSQLDGNPLPERVAGSEMIIHLCERAAKEGWRVYFLGGAEGVAETCATRLQADFPGLQVAGTECPPFRQLTDQEHAEQLARIRYSETDLLFVAFGQPKGEKWIHENLSSLGNACCIQLGASFDFIAGTAVRAPEAYQKFGMEWAYRMARDPKRLVPRYAGNGWFLAKALLRDWQRQVKSWGMWD